From a region of the Helicobacter hepaticus ATCC 51449 genome:
- the rpsL gene encoding 30S ribosomal protein S12 translates to MPTINQLIRKERKKVIRKTKSPALLECPQRRGVCTRVYTTTPKKPNSALRKVAKVKLTSKVEVISYIPGEGHNLQEHSIVLVRGGRVKDLPGVKYHIIRGALDTAGVAKRNVSRSKYGAKKAKAGGDKK, encoded by the coding sequence GTGCCAACCATAAATCAGCTTATTAGAAAAGAAAGAAAGAAAGTTATCCGCAAGACAAAGTCTCCTGCATTATTGGAATGCCCACAAAGGAGAGGAGTATGCACACGTGTTTATACTACGACACCTAAGAAACCAAATTCGGCATTAAGAAAAGTTGCCAAAGTGAAACTCACTTCTAAGGTAGAGGTTATTAGCTATATTCCGGGTGAAGGACATAATCTCCAAGAGCACTCCATTGTGCTTGTAAGAGGCGGACGTGTAAAAGATTTGCCCGGGGTGAAATATCATATTATCCGTGGTGCATTAGATACTGCAGGTGTTGCAAAAAGAAATGTTTCGCGCAGTAAGTATGGTGCTAAAAAAGCCAAAGCCGGTGGCGATAAAAAATAA
- the rpsG gene encoding 30S ribosomal protein S7 — translation MRRRKAPVREVLGDPIYNNKVVTKFINKMMLDGKKSVSEKIIYAAFDKIEEKSGEKGIEVFEKALERVKPLVEVRSRRVGGATYQVPVEVRPARQQSLSIRWLLEATRKRNERTMIERLASELVDAANERGAAFKKKEDVHKMAEANKAFAHYRW, via the coding sequence ATGAGAAGAAGAAAAGCTCCTGTAAGAGAAGTTTTGGGTGACCCGATTTATAATAACAAGGTAGTAACAAAATTCATTAATAAAATGATGCTTGATGGTAAAAAAAGTGTGAGTGAAAAGATAATTTATGCTGCATTTGATAAAATTGAAGAAAAAAGTGGTGAAAAAGGTATAGAAGTATTTGAGAAAGCACTTGAACGTGTTAAACCTCTTGTGGAAGTAAGAAGTCGCCGTGTAGGTGGAGCAACATATCAAGTTCCTGTTGAAGTGCGTCCAGCTCGTCAGCAATCCCTCTCTATTCGTTGGTTACTTGAGGCTACGCGCAAGAGAAATGAGCGCACAATGATTGAACGTTTAGCAAGTGAGCTTGTAGATGCTGCAAATGAAAGAGGAGCAGCTTTTAAGAAAAAAGAAGATGTGCATAAAATGGCTGAAGCAAATAAAGCTTTTGCACACTATCGTTGGTAG